The Rosa rugosa chromosome 1, drRosRugo1.1, whole genome shotgun sequence genomic sequence AGATTCAGAAGTTCCCAGGGGCTTACTTTTGGTTTTTGGCCTTTTCAGACCTCCCTGTAACCGAAATCCAAGTACCACTCAAAACAGAAAATATAATCAGAGGATTCAAACTACTTCAAACCTTTTTGCCCCATTGTGTGCCATACTCATATCCAGCACCAGCAACTTGGTATGCAGCCTCAATAGTTTCTGTAAGCGTGTCTGGGCACACTGCCTTCCCGTTTAAAGCATCAGCAGCTGATTTGGTAAATTCCTTCCCAAATACATCAAGTAACTCTTCATCGGCTGATTTACCTATCGAAGGAAACTAGAAAACTAAGTCATGTTGCATAACATGTTTATTAAAACAATCATCTTAATACATtcagtatatatatatggagaaaGGTTTGTGCTTCTCATTTGATTACCGTTCATCAAGTTTTTCGCATTTGTTTCTCCAACTTTCACGTAATTGGGGAATAGACCATAGATGACTTTTCGTGTATGAACACATCCTGATCCGGAATAAAAAGGTCCCTGAATTCCTGAAACTCCTTGTCCCACATACTAAAAAATACAAGAGATGGATGTATTAATAAGTTAGGTACTATAGGAAACAGGTTTTCAGTGCCAACAGAGCTTGTAGGTAAAACTGCAACCATTAGTGTCTAATTGTATTAGTGGTGATCGAATGTGTATAATGTGATTAGTGACAAATAATCAGTTGCCAAAACCTAAAAGTACGCAACACATGTTACTGGAAGGCCTATTAGAGACAGCAGTTTCCCCATCTAGACATTTTAGCAAATAGAAATAACTGAGGTTATAAGAAAGGCTCATCACCAGGTATATTCGTCTGTAACTAAGGACTTGTTATTAAAAGTCCTGTCTCTGTATTAGACcaggacacaaaaaaaaaaaaaaaaagggtactGCAAGTACGCACCTTCCACCAAACTATCATCTGATTTCCGAAAGGATCATCCTTTAGACCGTCACAGAAGACTTGAGGACACTGAACAAatgcattttcattttcattttcattcttTGATCCAAGTAGCATACACATTGCATGAAGAATAATGTTCGGGCTGTTGACAAACATGTCGCAGTCCACATTTAGCATGTATGGAGCATTGGTCATCAACCCAGAGACTCTAGTCTGCATATTATTGTATGATTATGGTAACTTGGTTAGTTAGTTAATTAGAAAAGGTGGTAGGAAACAAATTAATTCATACCAGAACATTCATGGTCCCGGCTTTGGCATGATGTGGATGCTTCGGCCGTTTTTCTCTAGATATATAAACTAAATGTGGCACTGATCGATTCGAATGTGCTTCTTTGTTCTCCAATACAACCTTCAGAAATGCATGAAAGGTATAGAGTTTACACATAATTCACCTGTAATACTGGTTAATTATACTCATTTAGCATTGCTTCTAAAATTGCCAAAAGTGCTTTTCTACAGATCGATAGTATGTTTGGCATGGCATGGTCTAGAAAAAAAGTCAAAGGTGTTGTTTGAGTCGTATTTCAAGTGCTTTCTGAAGAAGTACCGGTCAGATGCTTCTTCAAGATGCATGCACTTCCAAGTACTTTTACAGGAAAGACACTTCAAATTCTAATGCCAAAAAAATCTTCTAAGAAAGCTCTTCGAACAAATAGCACTTTCCTGGTCTAAGAACTGATTTACTACTACTTTCCCTTGATATACTACTGTAAGTGCTTTCTTGGCAGTTGGCACCAACTCCAAAGTAAATTCTGTAAGATACTTTAGGGAGGGAAAAAGCCAATACAAATAAGTATATATTAAAGCCATAAAATCTACGCTGTAAGCTTGTATTTTGTATACCTTGATTATTGTTGGATGATCATTACGCTGTACATTTGAGAACACTGAAAAGTCGCATTCAATAATATCAGACGGATTGATAGATTTGCGCACCACATCCTCGATTTTGCTGCTAAGTTGCTCATACTCATCCTACAAAACATGAAGACAAACAAGTTCATTTGTCATCAGTACGCAAATCTtatatatatcacaaatatataGAACGGCATATACAGGCCTTCAAAGAACAGCTAGACCAGTAAGACCAAATGAccaatcattgaaatgactggAATCTCTAAATGGACTCCAACCACAAATAGTTGATCATCACCTTCACTCTCTTCCATTCATGCTTGAATTCCATTGAGCTAGTATTATTAATTCCAGAAAGCGTGGAATTATTGGTGAAGTATCTAAAGGGAGATCTAACTTGAACATTGTACTTTTTGCAAAAGGGAACCCAAATCTTAGCAAACTTTGATGCTTCCACAAGTGAGTAGAAGGTGATAGGGGAACACCCATCATCAGAAACATAGCATGCTAGTTTGTCTGTTGGGTAATCAACTGCCAACAGAGACAGAACGGTGTTTACGGTAATAATAGGTGGTTCAAGCTCTGGGTCTGCTGTGGTCACAAACAAGTCTACTGCTGGAAGCTCATCCTTAGGCACCCTAATAAGTTTCAACAGCATATTAGAATTACGCATGGAAGTAACAAAGGATTTATATAGAAACACATGCAACAAATGAGCTGTGGGCGGCTTGTagctccaaaaaaaaaagagagagagagacgcctCTGTTATTAGGATTACCGGTGCAAGAGGCGATCGGGGTATGGTTTATGGTCAACAAGAATCCATTTGTTGCTGATGGTGATGACCCAACTGAAGGTAAACCAGAGCTCGCAGAGGAATGCGATGGACCAGGATAAACCATGGTTGTTGAAAGAGAGGAGACGATAAACAAGGAGtgaaaggaggaggaagaggattATAAACTCCATGACTTTATGCAGTGTGTTTCTGTGCTCAACCCTTCCATAGAGAGGAAGAGAGTTTGAGTTGGCCATAGTATATGTAATGTTCTGAGGGCGCCTCAGTTGTCTTCAAGTTTATTTTGCATGTACATATTTATAGCAGTCTAGCTAACCAGTTTCTAATGGTATGTTGATGCAAGCATATCCAATGTGGAAGGAAATACTAAATCAATCTAATTAAACAaattttgagcatatgaaaGTGAAAATTGATATAAGGTTGTAATCACAGAGAGAGTGAGCAGCTTGTGTTCTTGAAAGGGGAGGCAGCTTACATATAGAAATATTTcatccaaataaaaaaataaataacaatataAAAATATTGGATTTTTTTAGGTTTAATTGCTCACGAAATCTTTTTAAGGTTTGTAGCAGAAACCTATTGAACTTATTAGCTAAATTTTTCGAAaatttggtgctttgggtcaaggacccaaattATATTGTTATCGTAGCAGATACGAGTAAAATATTGTCGTGTTCTTAATTAAGGCATGCCTCAAACCGCATCTCAACAACAGAGGAAATCATGTCAGCAAGAGAACATGTTAGTCCAATTGTTTGGGTGACAGATCACCATATATGCgtaatcaaggttctaaaaattgctaggcgctagtcgggtgGTGATCCAAGGACTAGCTCCTggggcctaggcggtttttatttttttctattttaaatttatttttatgttatagtgtataattgtataaataaaataattacatTATCATTAATCTATGACAGATGTGTGTCATCGAGTcgacaaaaatttaaaataatcaACATATAATTGATAAGGATTGCTAGCAGCTACTTAATTGGTTTTTAATAGGATAGGATTATAGGAAGATGATCGAGTGGCCGCCCAGACGGTTTTTACATATAATCATAGTCATCCTGGACGATTTACACAACCAAATTCAAACACACCCATCAAGAAAGAGACAGGAGCATTGTACAGATCATGCATGACTTGAGAAACTCGTGCACTACTAGTTGATTTAccgtaatgtaatcgaaaaatgGGTCTCCCATATCATTCAACTAGTTCTTATAGTAAGCGTCATTAGAAGGGCTTTCCTAAAATTATTACCAAGTAAAAGTCAACAAAGTACAAACAGACAGCTTATAGAATAGAATAGAATAGACCGGAAGGACACCAGTGTTTCGACTTTCAACATGGATATTCTTCTTAGTACTTTTCTACTGACTGGAAGGAGGACTACTACTGACAGCAATCATGTCAGTGAGTCTTTTGGTTATCAATTACTCATTCACAGGAAAAACAAGACAAAACAAATGGAAATGCAAAGGCAGCAAATCATTCTAGCATAGTCTACCATCCCTCTACTGCAATCAATGTGCATTCTAAATCTAAATAAGAGTTAGTTAGTCTTAAGACTCGTACCAGTTGTTTTTTCCGATGATGTCTAACATAATCTGATTGACTTCTGGAGAAAAAGTAGGGCATCCATTTGAGTTCTGTCATTCTTTAGTACCAAACGTCACATATCTGGGTCAGCATTTGGAACTTTCTTTAGTCTCCGgatatcccaaaaaaaaaattccgtcATTCGCTAGTGCAGAGATTTTATCTGGGGACAAATTACCTTCCATCAATCATACTGAAGGCTGGAATTTTCTGAATTAAATACTAGCAAATTGCCAAATTTATTATAGTAACAAGACTAGCTGCCATACCAATAACAGAggattttctcttaatttcagAGCAGATAATATATTACAGAATGAACCACAAAATCCTACATTGGaccaaaagtaaaataaaagcTCCTAGCAGATTATTACATGTAGTGCAAACAAGCAGATTTCAATCAGGAATCCCCAATACCAAACAAGCCTTTAAAAACTGGCGAGAGGCGTACAACCAAGCAGAGACTTATTATAACCTTTAATATGCCTGAGCCCTGATCGATGCAGGCTGGTGGTTGAAAACCCAATGAAGCGATTGCCAGCACCGTCAATAGCACAAGGTGTAGAAGAGTAGCAGGTACTAGCTACAAGCTACCATCCTAATATCTGCACAAGGTGTAGAAGAGTAGTGCAAGACCAGCAGACTTAAATATGGTAGACAGAGGAATTCCATATTTTCCTGATCCAAACAGACCTTTCAAAAACGGTAATAAGCATACCACCAACAAAACACTGCACATGGTCTCCAAAGAGCCTGATTCCACCCCATCACCGGCTGTTGGTTGAAGCCCCAACAAAGCGGTGGCCAGTGCTGTTAGTTGCAGAAACAACATTGCTGTGGGAGGTATGAAAACCGGGGACTGGTCAAAGGTGAATTTTCCGGCTTCAGTATCTTCAGTGCCTTCATCGCTTGATGTAGATTGGTCTTTTCGTGTTACCTCGAAGACTGTCTCGGATATGCCCAAGAGTTTGAGTATGACACTAAGAAATCCAAAAAGCCATGCACTCATTGAGATTATTCTTCCCATTCTTTGGTTATTCCACCATGCTCGGATTGATTGACCGGTTCTAAGGTACTCTGATGAAGTGTACATAGTGTAGATCAGAAACAAAGCTACGAGTATATAGTAAGCCGGTTCTTGGCCCTGCATGTATAACAGATTTTGAGCTGTCAAAAGAGGAAAAAGCAAATATTATTGCTGTAAGGGTTACAAAATATAtatgatacatatatatatagacacacacacacatacatatttaTCCTTTTGTAACAGTATATATGCACATTATATGCATTTTCTTAGGGTAAATTACATCTGTATATAGAGTTGTATACAGTTTGGTTAAGAATTTTCTTCTCAAAGCATGAAGATTTAACCAGCTACCTCTTCCTGTTTGAGGTGGAcacatttcatcaaacaccatGTGCCCACCTTAAGAAAAGTATAAATGAAAAACGAAAACCAAGTTGTTCAGGAAAATTTTTAAAGAAAACTAGTTGTTGTCCTGCATAGAGCCGCCAATAGAACTTGTATGCGCTACTTTATCTGAATAAGCTCTTTGGCTACAGCTTGTACAGATCATAATTCCATATAATCTGTAGGAAACTAAATTTAGCTTACTATGCATAATATTGTTCTCACCTTCGGCAAGAAGTTTGAGTTGGTGATGATACTATAGGCTGGCAAAGCAGCATAGTGTAGCTCGAGAACTGAGTGTAGCCCCCATGGAAGGATACAGAAGTAGCCCAAGCACTGCCTGAACTGGAGGTTTGCAAAGAGAGTACCAAATATGGGGCAGTTTTTACTGAGGAGGATTTCAAACAGGCCGGTGGCCCACCTTTTTTGTTGGGTCATTGAAGCAGGCCCACCGGTAGGCGCGAATCCTAGAAAGGCTGGTGGGTCTGGTGCATAAACAATGGATCTCCAACCTTTGTTATGGATTGAAAGCCCAGTGAGGATATCTTCAACtgtggatccatacatccatcccacctaaacaagaaacaaaattggATGGGGTGATTTCACAGTGAGAGGGAATTGTATTTAACAAGAGGAATTAATAATCATATATAACATATTATGACTGCATAGGAAAACATTTGACATAACCATATGAAACTTGACATTCAAattccatgtttttttttttttttcctctattCTAGTTCAAGTCTCTTGAGATATATGGATGTAATAGTTTACATCATCAACTTTAACTTTTAAATAGGCTTTTAACTTTTAAATAGGCTTATATCTATGGAACTAAATTCCAAATTTTCGGGAATCACTCTATTCAAATTGGCCATGTATGTGAATTTTTGGTTGATTCTGTCCCTATGTCCTAAACCCATAACATCCTTCTGATTAAAATTCATGTATTGAACTGATAAAATTCAAAGACCAacttaaaattataaaatatttCTTTAACCAGACATCCTTTTGATCATAAGCCAAGTACCACTATTCTCTTGCTAAGAAGAGAATTGAAGTTGATTATGGTGTTCATCTCATGGAAGACCCTCCTGGTTATGCTACACAGGCTTATCTAGATGATTTAGATGATATCTCTAGATTCAGAAGGGTTCCTGGGAGCATACTTTTGGTTTTTAACCTTTTTAGACCTCCCTGTAATCAAAATCCAAGTACCACTCAAACAGAAAATATAATCAGAGGATTCAAACTACTTCAAACCTTTTTGCCCCAGTGTGTGCCATACTCATATCCAACACCAGTAACTTGGTATGCAGCCTCAATAGTTTCTGTAAGCATGTCAGGACATGCTGCCTTCCCGTTCAAAGCATCAACAGCTGATTTGGTAAATTCCTTTCCAAACACATCACGTAATTCTTCATCGGCTGATTTACCTATCCAAGGAAACTAGAAAACTAAGTCATGTTGCATAATATGTTTATTAAAACAATCATCTTAATACATTCAGTATAT encodes the following:
- the LOC133726010 gene encoding cellulose synthase-like protein B4 isoform X2, with the protein product MANSNSLPLYGRVEHRNTLHKVMEFIILFLLLSLLVYRLLSFNNHGLSWSIAFLCELWFTFSWVITISNKWILVDHKPYPDRLLHRVPKDELPAVDLFVTTADPELEPPIITVNTVLSLLAVDYPTDKLACYVSDDGCSPITFYSLVEASKFAKIWVPFCKKYNVQVRSPFRYFTNNSTLSGINNTSSMEFKHEWKRVKDEYEQLSSKIEDVVRKSINPSDIIECDFSVFSNVQRNDHPTIIKVVLENKEAHSNRSVPHLVYISREKRPKHPHHAKAGTMNVLTRVSGLMTNAPYMLNVDCDMFVNSPNIILHAMCMLLGSKNENENENAFVQCPQVFCDGLKDDPFGNQMIVWWKYVGQGVSGIQGPFYSGSGCVHTRKVIYGLFPNYVKVGETNAKNLMNGKSADEELLDVFGKEFTKSAADALNGKAVCPDTLTETIEAAYQVAGAGYEYGTQWGKKGQEPAYYILIAVFLIYTMYTSSEYLRTGQSIRAWWNNQRMGRIISMSAWLFGFLSVILKLLGISETVFEVTRKDQSTSSDEGTEAGKFTFDQSPVFIPPTVMLFLQLTALATALLGLQPPARDGVESGSLETMCSVLLVICLLPFLKGLFGSGKYGIPLSTIFKSAGLALLFYTLCRY
- the LOC133726010 gene encoding cellulose synthase-like protein B4 isoform X1, whose translation is MANSNSLPLYGRVEHRNTLHKVMEFIILFLLLSLLVYRLLSFNNHGLSWSIAFLCELWFTFSWVITISNKWILVDHKPYPDRLLHRVPKDELPAVDLFVTTADPELEPPIITVNTVLSLLAVDYPTDKLACYVSDDGCSPITFYSLVEASKFAKIWVPFCKKYNVQVRSPFRYFTNNSTLSGINNTSSMEFKHEWKRVKDEYEQLSSKIEDVVRKSINPSDIIECDFSVFSNVQRNDHPTIIKVVLENKEAHSNRSVPHLVYISREKRPKHPHHAKAGTMNVLTRVSGLMTNAPYMLNVDCDMFVNSPNIILHAMCMLLGSKNENENENAFVQCPQVFCDGLKDDPFGNQMIVWWKYVGQGVSGIQGPFYSGSGCVHTRKVIYGLFPNYVKVGETNAKNLMNGKSADEELLDVFGKEFTKSAADALNGKAVCPDTLTETIEAAYQVAGAGYEYGTQWGKKVGWMYGSSTEDALTGLSIHNKGWRSIVYAPDPPAFLECAPIGGPAVMTQQKRWATGLLEILLSKNCPIFGTLFANLRFRQCLGYFSILSWGISSVLELYYAALPAYSIITNSHFLPKGQEPAYYILIAVFLIYTMYTSSEYLRTGQSIRAWWNNQRMGRIISMSAWLFGFLSVILKLLGISETVFEVTRKDQSTSSDEGTEAGKFTFDQSPVFIPPTVMLFLQLTALATALLGLQPPARDGVESGSLETMCSVLLVICLLPFLKGLFGSGKYGIPLSTIFKSAGLALLFYTLCRY